The Cellvibrio polysaccharolyticus genomic interval GCAGGCTCGACTGCCGCATCCCTGCGGCAGACGGTCTGAAATGCCCTGAGGGATACCGCTTGGCTCTGTGCCTTTAATAATTCAGTACAACCTGAAAAAACAGCTCAAGCGCCGCGATATTATTGAGCTACTTCAAAACGACCAAAGCGTGACCTGTGAGAGACCAAACCTTGTTTGTATAAATAAAAAACGGCGCGCCGATATCATACCGACGCGCCGTTGCTGTTTATAACCTCAATCACCTGAATGCAGGGTACGAGTAAAGCGAACCGTAAACGGCTGGCTCTGTTCCTCAACTTGCACTTGAACCGCAAAGTTCATAATTTCTTCGTTGGTGTGGCGCAAATCTGCCAGATAGTAAGTGGCATTGCCTTCATCAATAGTGCGGAACTCCAACTTGCGTTGCTGTTGCATCATATTGGTAGCGGTACCGGTGATGGTGGCTGGCAACCCCAACGAATGACCGGCTTCGGTTTCGCGCGTCACACTCACATTCACCAGCGCGCGATTTTTAGCCCGGTTAATCTGGTAAACAGCGGCTACATCCGCAGGAATAAACGCACTGTTAAAAACCGTATAGTGCACCGTGTAATCCCCAAATTTTTGGGTACTCTCAACGGTTTTTGTTTGATCTATTTGCGCATGAGCCGCCGTTACACAGCCCAGCCAAACGATAAAAGCAGCAATCAATTTCATAGGGTTTATCCTGTAAAAACAAGGGAACATTTTGCTGCAAAATAACAGGGAATTTTTAATTGCCGTTTTCTGCAAGCATTCAGGAGGCTGTGGCTTTTTTCGAAGACAAACAACGTCCTTTTTCTTCCAGCCAGTACAGTGTATTGCCAGTCAGCGCAATGGAGCCTGAAACAATGGCGCTGAGCGGAAGGATAATCATACTGCTCGCCAGCTCTGCCACCGCCTGGGCTTTGCATTCTTCGTTCTGACAATTCATTTGTCGGAAGCGGGTTTGCTGATCCAGCGTCAATTCTATTTTTCGGGTAACTATCTCGCAGTCGTAGTCGTAACCGGCGACCTGCTTCGGTTTAACCATACAGCTGGCAACGCCCGTGCACAAACCGACCATCAACAATTTTTTTAACACGGGCATTTCCCGGGCTGAATATTCCTGTGGTGAATACCGGTTATTTACTCAAATGGTAAATAGCAGTTTCACCGAAAAGATTGGGTGCTATTTCTTTCAAAAATGCCGGTGATTGTTCATTAACCACCTGCCGATGAATAACGCGGATATTTTTTTCGCGGCAAAGAACTTCAAAATCTTTAAAGGTGCAGAAATGGATGTTCGGGGTATCGTACCATTCATAAGGAAGCAGGTCGGAGACCGGCATTCGACCATGGGTGGCCAGATACCAGCGCGCTTTCCAGTGGCCAAAATTGGGGAAGGTGACAATACATTCCTTGCCCACACGTAACATTTCGTCGAGCACCAGATGCGGGTAGTGCAAGGTTTGCAGTGCCTGGGTCATCAGCACCGTATCAAAACTGTTATCGGCAAAATTACCCAGACCGCGATCGAGGTTTTGCTCGATGACGTTCAAGCCTTTTTCAATACAGGCATTAATTTCGTCAGCGCCGAATTCCAGGCCGTAACCTTCAACCTGCTTGTTGTCGATAAGAAATTTTAACAGGGTGCCATCACCGCAGCCCAGATCCAGAATACGGCTGCCCTGCGCGATCCAGTGTTGAATTTCATTAAGATCTATACGCATGATTTACTCCGTGTCGATGCCGGCAAGATAGCGGGAAAAAACCTGCTGATAGCGGGCATTGGGCAACAGGAAGGCATCGTGTCCAAAGTTGGATTCGATATCGGCATAGGAAACAGCCTTGTTGGCACCCATCAGGGCGTTAACAATTTCCCGTGAGCGCTCCGGTGAGAAACGCCAATCGGTGCTGAATGAAATCACCAGAAACTTTGCCTTGGCCTGGCTGAACGCCGCCACCGGATCGTCGTTGTATTCACGGGCCAGATCAAAATAATCCAGCGCTTTGGTGATTAACAAATAGCTGTTAGCGTCGAAGGTGTTGGCGAAAGTATCGCCCTGATAGCGCAAATAGCTTTCAATCTGGAATTCGATGGGTTCATCAATGCCCAGCTCGAAACTGCCACTGCGCAAGTCGCGACCGAATTTTTTACCCATCGCGTAATCGGACAAATAAGTGATGTGGCCGATCATGCGCGCTACCGACAAACCATCGCGCGGCAAGGTGTTGTGTTCGAGGTAGCGACCGCCAAGGAAATTCGGGTCGGCAATAATCGCCTGACGCGCCGTCTCATTGAACGCAATATTCTGTGCAGTAAGTTTCATCGCCGATGCAATAACGACGCAGTGACGCACCCGGTCAGGGTATTCCAGCGCCCAGCGCATCGCCTGCATGCCGCCCAGGCTGCCACCAATCACCGCCGCCCAGACATCAATACCGAGCTTGTCTGCCAGCGCTGCCTGGCTGGACACCCAATCGCGCACCCGCAGTTTGGGGAAATCCGGCCCCCAGGGTTTGCCGGTGGCCGGGTTGATGCTGGAGGGCCCGGTAGAGCCGTGACAGCCGCCGATGTTGTTCAGCGCCACCACAAAAAATTTGTTGGTATCAATCGGTTTACCCGGGCCGATGTAGCTGTCCCACCAACCGGGTTTACGGTCGTCTGGCGAGTGATAGCCGGCGGCATGGTGATGGCCCGACAGCGCATGGCAAATCAGCACCGCATTGGATTTGCTCGCATTCAGTTCACCGTAGCTCTCGTACATGAGCGTATAGCTGTCCAGCATTCGCCCGGAGGCCAGCGGTAACGGCTCGGTGAAATGGATGGATTGCGGTGTAACCAACCCCACTGAATCAGCGGGAAGCGATTTTGACATGACGATCTCGTATTTCGACAGCACACGAAGTGCCTGAAGGGACAGCGCCGCGGTAGCGGCCGTTTCAAGGCAGCAAGTCTAAGGTCGCGCAGGCATGGCTGCAAGCTGTCAGCGCACCAACAGCTTGCCGGGGCAGATTATCGCGCCTGCAGGGTGCGGGCGCGGGACAGCGGAATCACCCGCGAATCGGTAACGGACGCCGCTTGCGGGCGCTCGCCCAGCGACACCTCCAGCGTTTCCTGATACAGCGGCTCCAATGCTTTCAGCGCGCGCTGCCAGTGATGCAGGCCCTTCTGCAAGGCTTTCAGGCGACCGGCGCGCTGGTTGTGTTCACCGTGCACGCGGGTCAGTTGCAGCATATGGTGTTCCAGCAGCTGCTTCTGGTAGTGATTGTGATGGAACAGCGGCGCCAGACCTTCCTGCAACCAGCGCTCGATGGTGCGGTTGATGTCGCGCCACACTACCCGCACTTCCTGCACCAGGGTGTTGATAAAGCGGCTGATAAACAGCGTTTTGCTGGCCAGCACACTGTTGATGGAGCGGCGGAATTGATCGGCGCGGGTCTGCAACTGGCGCAGGCGTTTTTGCTGATCGTGGATGCGCAGCAAATGCTGGTTGACCCGATCTTCATGGGTACCGGCGTTTTCCGGCCGCTCGTAGATAGAGATCAGCACCCGGTTGGCGCGCTCCATCTCCCGCTCAAGATGGCGCATGCTGTTATCAATATCGTCGAAAAACGTACCAATAGCGCGCGACAGCCCCAGCGTGGTCCAGCTGCTGGTGAGGTTGTCGGTGGCGGTTTGCACATAGCGCTCGAGAATTTCCGGGCTTACCGGTGCCAGCAGCGATTGCCGCTGGTTTTCCAGCAAGCGCTGGCTGGTGCGCAAGGTCAGTGCCTGCTTGTGATAGTGGTGATGGGTTTTGCGGATGCCGGTGCGCAACTGGCTGATTTTTTCGGTGATGCTTTCCGGGCTGGCGGCGCGCCCCAGCGACACCAGTTCTTCCTGGGCAACGCTGATACGGGCTTTCAAACTGTTGCGGGCGTTAATCAGCATACTGAAACTGTCGCCAATCAGGCGATGGCCGATGATCTGCTGCTGGTTATGCACCACGCACTCGCCCAGCAAGCGTTCCAGTTGCAGGAAATTGCTTTTTTGCAGCAGCGGTTTGTTGCGCGCGACCTTGGCCAGCAACCCTTGCTTGGCGGACAGGGCAACCACATGCTCCATCGGCATCTGCAGGCGGGTGGCGGTTTCGGCGCGCATCCGGTCGATATTCGCGCCCACTTCGGCAGGCAGCGCCAAATCGTCCCACAGGCTGTCAATTTTGTTCAACAGCGCCACCACCGCCGTGCAATGATTTTCCCGCAAGGGCTGGATATGCTCGCGCCAGATGGCCATATCGCTGGCGGTAACCCCGGCATCGGCAGCCAGCAGGAACAGAATCGCCTGGGCTTCGGGCAGGGTTTTCAAGGTCAGTTCCGGCTCATTGCCGAGCGCATTCAAGCCGGGTGTATCAACAATACGCAACCCCTGACGCAACAGTGGATGGTCGAGGCTGATCATCGCGTGGCGCCAGCAGGGAATGGAAACCAACCCCTGGTCATTTTCGAGGCCGGTATCTTCGCTGGTAAAACCCAGCAACTCGGCTTCTGCCGCGCTGACCAGTTTGCTGCACGACACCTGATGCAGTGCCGCCCGCATCTCGTCGGGGTTTTCCGGATCAAAAGGGATGGTAATCCAGTTGCGGGGGATGCGTTTGAAACTTTCCAGGCTGGTGGTGGTGCGGCGGGTTTCTATAGGCAGCAAGCGCACGCAATGGGGGTTGGCTGCATCGCGATAAATTTCGGTGGGGCACATGGTGGTGCGGCCCGGTTGCGATGGCAGCAAACGGCGGCCGCCTTCGGTGTACAGCAGTGCATTGATCAGCTCG includes:
- the metX gene encoding homoserine O-succinyltransferase MetX is translated as MSKSLPADSVGLVTPQSIHFTEPLPLASGRMLDSYTLMYESYGELNASKSNAVLICHALSGHHHAAGYHSPDDRKPGWWDSYIGPGKPIDTNKFFVVALNNIGGCHGSTGPSSINPATGKPWGPDFPKLRVRDWVSSQAALADKLGIDVWAAVIGGSLGGMQAMRWALEYPDRVRHCVVIASAMKLTAQNIAFNETARQAIIADPNFLGGRYLEHNTLPRDGLSVARMIGHITYLSDYAMGKKFGRDLRSGSFELGIDEPIEFQIESYLRYQGDTFANTFDANSYLLITKALDYFDLAREYNDDPVAAFSQAKAKFLVISFSTDWRFSPERSREIVNALMGANKAVSYADIESNFGHDAFLLPNARYQQVFSRYLAGIDTE
- the metW gene encoding methionine biosynthesis protein MetW; translation: MRIDLNEIQHWIAQGSRILDLGCGDGTLLKFLIDNKQVEGYGLEFGADEINACIEKGLNVIEQNLDRGLGNFADNSFDTVLMTQALQTLHYPHLVLDEMLRVGKECIVTFPNFGHWKARWYLATHGRMPVSDLLPYEWYDTPNIHFCTFKDFEVLCREKNIRVIHRQVVNEQSPAFLKEIAPNLFGETAIYHLSK
- a CDS encoding DUF4426 domain-containing protein gives rise to the protein MKLIAAFIVWLGCVTAAHAQIDQTKTVESTQKFGDYTVHYTVFNSAFIPADVAAVYQINRAKNRALVNVSVTRETEAGHSLGLPATITGTATNMMQQQRKLEFRTIDEGNATYYLADLRHTNEEIMNFAVQVQVEEQSQPFTVRFTRTLHSGD
- a CDS encoding dynamin family protein; this translates as MDVKALHKQMAGYNRWKQQLDERLLRFERWGEDVGMLGPDLRKTLRQARQLLHRESFTLAFVGEFSRGKTELINALLYTEGGRRLLPSQPGRTTMCPTEIYRDAANPHCVRLLPIETRRTTTSLESFKRIPRNWITIPFDPENPDEMRAALHQVSCSKLVSAAEAELLGFTSEDTGLENDQGLVSIPCWRHAMISLDHPLLRQGLRIVDTPGLNALGNEPELTLKTLPEAQAILFLLAADAGVTASDMAIWREHIQPLRENHCTAVVALLNKIDSLWDDLALPAEVGANIDRMRAETATRLQMPMEHVVALSAKQGLLAKVARNKPLLQKSNFLQLERLLGECVVHNQQQIIGHRLIGDSFSMLINARNSLKARISVAQEELVSLGRAASPESITEKISQLRTGIRKTHHHYHKQALTLRTSQRLLENQRQSLLAPVSPEILERYVQTATDNLTSSWTTLGLSRAIGTFFDDIDNSMRHLEREMERANRVLISIYERPENAGTHEDRVNQHLLRIHDQQKRLRQLQTRADQFRRSINSVLASKTLFISRFINTLVQEVRVVWRDINRTIERWLQEGLAPLFHHNHYQKQLLEHHMLQLTRVHGEHNQRAGRLKALQKGLHHWQRALKALEPLYQETLEVSLGERPQAASVTDSRVIPLSRARTLQAR